A stretch of DNA from Candidatus Eisenbacteria bacterium:
CTCGGAAGTGATTTCGGGGCTCGGGCTTGACGCCTTTCAGGGGGCGGCCATAGACTGCATCCGGCGTTTTGCACCCACGGGTCTCCGGAGTGTCGTCTTTCCGCGGCTCGTCCATTCGCAGTGCCAGACCTTTTCCAGACCAGTGATTTCGAAATCCTGTCATGTCGGAGGGGGGGAAACCTATTGCCCGGTATCAGGGTGAAGGACGGTGAGTCCTTCGAGAGTGCCCTGCGTCGTTTCAAAAAGAAGTGTGAGAAGGCCGGAGTCCTCGCCGACTTGCGTCGCCATCAGCATTTCGAGAAGCCGAGCGAACGACGTAAGCGCAAGATGAACGCGGCCAAGCGCAAGAACATGGCGCGCCGTTCGCAGGAGATTTGAAACGGACATTCAAATGTTCGCAGGATTCTCGTGGCTCGACTGGGCGCTGATCGTCCTGGTCGCGGCGTTCGCGGTGCGAGGTGCGCTGCAGGGATTCGTCACGCAGTTCTTCGCGTTGATCGGACTGTTCGCCGGCGTGTGGGTCACGGGTTGGGTTGCACAGTGGGTCGGGGCACATTGGATCGGTGCCCGACCCGCTGTGATTTTTTGGCTGCTGCGATGGCTCGTCGCTTCGCTGTCGGGCTTCGCGGTGCTCGCCGTGTGCCAGTGGTGGGGCGGCAAGCTGGGAGAAACCACGCGCAAGAGCGCATGGAGTACGTTCGACCGGATCATCGGAGTTCCGGTCGGAGTCGTCATGGGAGTGGCGATCGCCGCATTCGCGTTGCTGGCCGCGATCCGTGCGTTCCCCGCTCCGCGCGCGGAGGATCGCGTCGCCTCGGCGCGCCTGGCGCCGCGGCTGCTGCACGAAGTAGCGAGCGTGACCGCGTCGGGATCTCGCTTCCTGCCGGGGCACGAGTGGCTGGGACGCCAGTTCGCGATGGCGGATCGGCGGGTTCGCGAACGGCGCGCCGGTTCGACGAACGTTTCGGGATCCTGAGCCGCGACGGGATCCGCGCAGCGGCCGCTCGGCCGCCGGCGCGAGAGGACGATTGGACGATCGCACCTTGAAGTTGCTCGAGTTCGACCGGGTCCTCGAGACCCTCTCCCGTCACGCCGAATGCGACGGGGCGCGCGGACGTCTGCGCGCCACCTCGCCGATCGCGGACCGGCAGGCGCGTGCCCTCGAAACCACTCGCCTGCGGGAGAGCATCGCGCGCGAGAGCGAGCCCGGCCCGTGGTGTCACGTCGCGCGCGGCGAGCTGGCGCTCCTGCTCGAAGGGGGCGAGCGCGCGGCAC
This window harbors:
- a CDS encoding CvpA family protein, which codes for MFAGFSWLDWALIVLVAAFAVRGALQGFVTQFFALIGLFAGVWVTGWVAQWVGAHWIGARPAVIFWLLRWLVASLSGFAVLAVCQWWGGKLGETTRKSAWSTFDRIIGVPVGVVMGVAIAAFALLAAIRAFPAPRAEDRVASARLAPRLLHEVASVTASGSRFLPGHEWLGRQFAMADRRVRERRAGSTNVSGS
- the rpsU gene encoding 30S ribosomal protein S21, with the translated sequence MPGIRVKDGESFESALRRFKKKCEKAGVLADLRRHQHFEKPSERRKRKMNAAKRKNMARRSQEI